The Temnothorax longispinosus isolate EJ_2023e chromosome 4, Tlon_JGU_v1, whole genome shotgun sequence genome has a window encoding:
- the Htk gene encoding uncharacterized protein Htk isoform X2, with protein sequence MLGDDPPSLSVGTEVSAKYKGAFCEAKIRKVVRSVKCRVTYKPQGLGTATVADDQIRGTLRVGASVEVKHVDRKELVEATITKIQDCSQYTVVFDDGDITTLRRTALCLKSGRHFAESETLDQLPLTHPEHFGNPVIGGRRGRRSRDESSEDEDSPPRGARDSASSGGAKEGMETEPEIGRVVCVELGDKKKKDNWFPGLVVAPTAQDTVRIRVRDDYLVRSFKDARYYTVPKKEATEFTKELVNKIENSTLKVAVEKALLFLEKNELPPHWDRDSLFGHSVSSGNSDYDGELDSDSSDDEPREEKDHFVAQLYKFMDDRGTPINVCPMIGTEDIDLYRLFRAVYKLGGYNRVTNQNQWKAVTRRLGFTMQNSASLYNLVKQAYKKVLHSFEDFYRKLGCTMVNHPRGSMRKQRPGRSLIRDKDRNTPIPPPAPAQVKSDKDEDEKKVVEDEKKEKKEIKKEQMKEEEVVKIKKKEESEGNGSGQESDVNVEGDIESSNNEKSQKPTTQISTLSPTSCSTTTASSSRTKSKSKEDTKKKVIEKKKTETKKQEKKDEKIKEEEATKTRSKAKDDTVRNKGASEGRETRTPSREADKKTMSKQRRLTDEELKKRGRKRKEYETEKSRVDEQLTETAPSYKGPVECGDKLKVYYGPTHESKVTYEAKVIEIEKEGPEPMYLVHYTGWNTRYDEWIKASRIAQNITQAQGRVKRVKATLRPQTPSTNSSNNVKLKGTCNSSANASQSRRRAQSVAPTSSTVQSASTSIKEAKREEKEKDKETIQPTRSTTPLSVASSSSRTKSPATPANRLTRTTRNAELSGIEHRRRTRRTSGHTDISVASESEDSEGYETDTTEPEQTKTRSRGMEERKRKEARSRAEEKIRTDDVISDGDDDKDNLDEPRKGRRLRRTPGKSQGIKSEPDSDQEEQPKGRDFDLNQIRSELKGFDKAVKLEIVRMEPEDEVKLDEKENLAAITASPKLEKTIDSPKVEVVETKVESTEDIYEFKEPEPFEFEVRNKRDTNCDKDKLKKRMFEDEAKSPKKKQKTPVTATVVKETKSEPPENDSRKKPRKLFSKRSDDAHETVTTAPSKPQIASCEDVFNKLSESSTSSFNQLKSTVAEESSNKVTGLNLLFNDLPADDEGTRDDSEDRLVISETEVSETEQENVFTYQQDIQFQSSKSPDTAESSKNETNAKVEAKEETPIINTSSNNTPAHIPDQKQNQIKSLSSQVAAGQSQPELKMLDSKLLDIVSVPSPIVTPPAPISARLPATSTIEEKLSAAMAFRSKTKDIKKTSDEETPYVVRVFKTLKEKKLDTPNFLQKGKDADCVIPAAEVDKKREHEKNDETVRREIMRAITKRKEEEISKLKKEVEDLSKPKKFSETKIVAERKIKLQEATKDESWRNAGYEMSDKKPEEEYKTMDQKEKDKIENRKKQITQDIIDSTDSSDSEQRLVIDNEEPQDVKVSTSIFDVKLQAELDRIENTQERHARSQVLKTSQSIHQQQEQESTEFKIDTAPILKTDEEGETMNSLLCEEEIPGSPAPLSENIEQVNVGPSCSPPKNEVLENNIVLMEMPFASAPTSSQNTTSSSTATLSIALPKTIETAMPVSLSMQQNTSSNMRQSQQQQQQQQQQQQQQQQHHQQQQHVLALIPPQRRESNEAAPVMDNTPPTTPDSSISNISGSPRDERTGGSSPTSEDNVKLNRDSSEADNDSAGKGLGFSEDDTLPNSESNSADKILKPPAKRTVEDMQSPKKRKRNRKNSECGNGGGGSVGVGAGVGDGIGLGVGVGVGIGIGVDASVDIGVGIGVGVDVGVGIGVSGNNSSNNNSSNNGSGGGRNDGSSGSGGDGSGGNGGDGGGSANNRGNVSGFGNSTGSNGSGGGTVPKKPGRQNGRHGRYGAGSDSDDTSEGSNLCGVNNTPTNHASTITNVPDLSTYSSRSPRPTKYNFYVELDPELDGSQRIAVLQQKLTELRKTYNAVKVELAAIERRRKKLRRREREAMKAAKAEMQQACS encoded by the exons GGAGACGATCCACCATCCCTATCGGTGGGTACAGAAGTTAGCGCTAAATATAAGGGTGCCTTCTGCGAAGCAAAAATCCGTAAGGTGGTACGATCAGTGAAATGTCGTGTAACTTATAAACCACAAGGTTTGGGAACTGCTACGGTTGCCGATGATCAAATAAGAGGGACTTTAAGAGTAGGCGCCTCCGTCGAAGTTAAACATGTAGATCGGAAAGAACTTGTAGAAGCTACGATTACAAAAATCCAAGACTGCAGTCAATACACCGTGGTTTTCGACGATGGAGATATTACAACGTTGAGAAGAACCGCGCTTTGTCTGAAAAGTGGACGGCACTTTGCAGAAAGTGAAACGTTGGATCAACTTCCGTTGACTCATCCAGAGCATTTTGGGAACCCTGTAATTGGAGGTAGAAGGGGTAGACGATCAAG GGATGAAAGCAGCGAAGATGAGGACAGTCCACCACGAGGCGCTCGTGACTCGGCTTCCAGCGGAGGTGCGAAAGAAGGAATGGAAACTGAACCAGAAATTGGTAGAGTGGTTTGTGTAGAACTCGgtgataaaaagaagaaggacaATTGGTTTCCAGGATTGGTGGTTGCACCTACTGCTCAAGATACAGTAAGAATACGAGTGAGAGATGATTATTTAGTGCGCTCGTTTAAAGATGCTAGATA ttATACAGTACCCAAGAAGGAAGCTACAGAATTCACGAAAGAAttagttaataaaattgaaaacagtACTCTGAAGGTCGCAGTAGAGAAAgcgcttttatttttagagaaaaatgaatTGCCACCCCATTGGGACAGAGATTCCCTCTTTGGACATTCTGTTTCTAGTGGGAATAGCGATTATGATGGAGAACTCGACTCAgat AGTTCGGACGACGAACCGCGTGAAGAAAAAGATCATTTTGTGGCtcaattgtataaatttatggaTGATCGCGGCACACCTATAAATGTTTGCCCGATGATTGGAACTGAGGATATAGACTTGTACCGGCTTTTCCGAGCAGTCTACAAATTGGGTGGTTACAATCGTGTTACGAATCAGAATCAATGGAAAGCCGTAACACGACGACTTGGTTTTACGATGCAAAATTCGGCGTCATTATACAATCTTGTGAAGCAGGCTTATAAGAAGGTCTTACATTCTTTTGAagatttttatagaaaattaggCTGTACTATGGTAAATCATCCGCGAGGTAGCATGCGCAAACAACGCCCTGGAAGAAGTCTGATCCGCGACAAAGACAGAAATACTCCTATACCACCGCCAGCACCAGCGCAAGTGAAAAGTGACAAAGATgaagatgaaaaaaaagttgtggAGGatgagaagaaagagaagaaggagaTTAAGAAGGAACaaatgaaagaagaagaagttgtcaagataaaaaagaaagaagaatctGAGGGAAACGGTAGCGGCCAGGAGAGCGATGTAAATGTGGAAGGAGATATCGAATCGtctaataatgaaaaatcacAAAAACCGACCACACAAATTTCTACGTTATCTCCTACTTCGTGCAGTACTACAACGGCATCATCCAGCCGGACCAAATCAAAAAGTAAAGAAGATACCAAGAAGAAGGTgattgaaaagaagaaaacagaGACCAAGAAGCAAGAAAAGAAGGATGAGAAGATCAAGGAAGAAGAAGCCACTAAGACAAGATCCAAGGCAAAAGATGATACTGTGAGAAATAAAGGTGCTTCCGAAGGGAGAGAAACTCGAACACCATCTAGAGAGGCAGACAAGAAAACGATGTCTAAGCAACGACGTTTAACGGatgaagaattaaagaaacgaGGAAGGAAACGCAAGGAATATGAAACAGAAAAGTCGCGCGTGGACGAACAGCTTACAGAGACCGCCCCTAGCTATAAAGGTCCCGTCGAGTGTGGTGACAAATTGAAAGTATATTATGGCCCAACACACGAATCCAAAGTTACTTACGAAGCAAAAGTCATCGAGATAGAAAAGGAAGGTCCAGAACCAATGTACCTTGTACATTATACAGGTTGGAACACCAGATACGACGAGTGGATTAAAGCGTCTAGAATCGCACAAAACATCACGCAAGCTCAAGGTAGAGTAAAGCGCGTCAAAGCAACTCTGAGGCCTCAAACTCCCAGCACGAATTCGTCCAACAACGTCAAGTTGAAAGGTACTTGTAATTCCAGCGCTAATGCATCGCAAAGCCGACGCCGGGCGCAAAGCGTCGCTCCTACTTCCAGCACCGTTCAGTCAGCTTCAACATCTATAAAGGAAGCCAAAAgggaagaaaaggagaaagacaAGGAAACAATACAACCAACTAGATCCACTACACCGCTATCTGTCGCTAGTTCTAGTTCCAGAACTAAGAGTCCTGCTACGCCCGCCAATAGGCTGACCAGAACAACAAGAAATGCAGAGTTATCCGGAATAGAGCATCGTAGGCGCACCAGAAGAACCTCGGGACACACGGACATATCTGTTGCATCAGAAAGCGAGGATAGTGAGGGTTACGAGACTGATACCACCGAACCTGAACAAACCAAAACCAGATCGAGAGGTatggaagaaagaaaacgGAAGGAAGCGCGAAGTAGAGCAGAAGAGAAAATTAGAACAGACGATGTGATAAGTGATGGTGATGACGATAAAGACAACTTGGATGAACCACGTAAAGGTAGGCGTTTAAGAAGAACCCCTGGCAAATCTCAAGGTATCAAATCTGAACCTGATAGCGATCAAGAAGAACAACCGAAGGGCCGAGATTTCGATCTCAATCAAATACGATCTGAATTGAAAGGTTTCGACAAAGCTGTTAAGTTAGAGATAGTCAGGATGGAGCCTGAAGACGAAGTTAAGTTGGACGAGAAGGAAAACTTGGCCGCTATCACGGCGTCGCCCAAGTTGGAGAAAACTATCGATTCTCCGAAGGTGGAAGTTGTCGAAACGAAAGTGGAAAGCACAGAAGacatatatgaatttaaaGAACCGGAACCGTTCGAGTTTGAGGTAAGAAATAAGAGAGATACTAACTGcgataaagataaattgaaGAAGAGAATGTTCGAAGACGAGGCGAAAAGTCcgaagaagaaacaaaaaacgCCGGTTACAGCGACAGTAGTGAAGGAAACGAAATCGGAACCGCCAGAGAACGATTCTCGGAAGAAACCGAGGAAATTGTTTAGCAAGAGGTCTGACGATGCTCATGAAACGGTGACGACTGCTCCTAGCAAACCACAGATTGCATCGTGCGAGGACGTTTTCAATAAGCTGAGTGAGTCGTCTACGTCATCGTTCAATCAATTGAAATCAACTGTCGCGGAAGAATCGAGTAATAAGGTGACTGGTTTAAATCTTTTGTTCAACGATTTGCCGGCAGACGATGAAGGCACGCGCGACGACTCTGAGGACCGTCTGGTAATTTCGGAGACCGAGGTATCGGAGACGGAACAAGAGAATGTGTTTACATATCAACAAGACATTCAGTTCCAAAGTAGCAAATCGCCGGATACAGCAGAATCAAGCAAAAACGAGACAAACGCTAAAGTTGAAGCAAAAGAAGAAACACCGATAATCAATACGAGCAGTAATAATACACCTGCTCACATTCCCGATCAGAAACAGAACCAAATCAAATCTTTGTCAAGTCAAGTCGCTGCTGGGCAATCGCAGCCAGAATTGAAGATGTTGGATTCGAAGTTGCTTGATATCGTCTCAGTTCCATCGCCGATTGTGACACCGCCAGCTCCCATAAGCGCACGACTGCCAGCGACATCCACGATAGAAGAAAAGTTATCGGCCGCGATGGCGTTCCGAAGCAAAACTAAAGACATTAAGAAGACTTCGGACGAGGAAACACCTTATGTCGTGCGCGTATTCAAGACACTgaaggaaaagaaattagaCACTCCTAATTTTCTGCAAAAAGGCAAAGACGCGGATTGCGTTATTCCTGCGGCCGAAGTAGATAAAAAACGCGAACACGAAAAGAACGATGAGACTGTACGCAGAGAAATCATGCGCGCGATAACTAaacgaaaagaagaagaaatatcgAAGTTGAAGAAAGAAGTGGAAGATCTATCAAAGCCGAAGAAATTCTCAGAAACGAAAATAGTCGCTGAACGCAAGATCAAATTGCAGGAAGCTACAAAAGACGAAAGTTGGAGAAACGCCGGATATGAGATGTCTGATAAAAAGCCTGAAGAGGAATATAAAACAATGGatcagaaagagaaagacaaaattgaaaatcgtaaaaaacAAATCACCCAAGATATTATAGATTCCACGGATAGCAGTGATTCGGAACAAAGGCTCGTGATAGACAACGAGGAGCCGCAAGACGTTAAAGTATCGACATCTATCTTTGACGTGAAGCTACAAGCGGAATTGGATCGTATAGAAAATACGCAAGAGAGACATGCGAGGTCGCAGGTATTGAAAACTTCACAGAGTATCCATCAACAGCAAGAGCAGGAATCTACGGAGTTCAAAATTGATACAGCACCCATTCTGAAAACAGATGAAGAGGGCGAAACAATGAATTCGCTGCTATGCGAAGAAGAGATACCTGGCTCGCCGGCCCCACTGTCCGAGAACATCGAACAAGTCAATGTTGGTCCTTCATGCAGTCCACCAAAGAATGAAGTATTAGAAAATAACATAGTGCTGATGGAGATGCCTTTTGCGAGTGCACCGACCTCGAGTCAAAATACAACGAGCAGTAGCACCGCTACCCTCAGTATAGCATTACCAAAGACTATAGAAACGGCAATGCCGGTTTCGTTATCAATGCAACAGAACACGTCCTCAAACATGCGGCAGtcacaacaacaacaacaacagcagcagcaacaacaacagcagcagcagcaacatcATCAACAGCAACAGCACGTGTTGGCTCTGATACCACCACAACGACGAGAGAGCAACGAAGCCGCACCGGTGATGGACAATACGCCGCCGACGACACCCGATTCGAGCATTTCCAACATTTCGGGCTCGCCTAGAGACGAGAGAACCGGTGGTTCGTCGCCTACTTCCGAGGATAACGTCAAGCTTAATCGCGACAGCTCCGAGGCGGATAACGACAGCGCGGGCAAGGGCCTAGGCTTCAGTGAGGACGACACCCTACCTAACTCTGAAAGTAACTCCGCGGACAAGATTCTTAAGCCGCCTGCCAAACGTACAGTTGAGGATATGCAGTCACCCAAGAAACgcaaaagaaacagaaaaaattcGGAATGCGGTAacggcggtggcggcagcGTTGGTGTCGGCGCCGGTGTCGGTGATGGCATTGGCCTTGGCGTTGGCGTTGGGGTTGGCATTGGCATTGGCGTTGATGCTAGCGTTGATATTGGTGTCGGCATTGGTGTTGGCGTCGACGTCGGTGTCGGTATCGGTGTCAGCGGtaacaacagcagcaacaatAATAGCAGCAACAACGGTAGTGGTGGCGGCAGAAATGATGGTAGCAGTGGCAGTGGCGGTGACGGCAGCGGTGGCAACGGCGGTGATGGCGGTGGTAGTGCCAATAACCGTGGCAATGTTAGTGGTTTTGGCAATAGCACTGGCAGTAACGGTAGCGGCGGCGGCACCGTTCCGAAAAAACCTGGCAGACAGAATGGTAGGCATGGCAGATACGGAGCTGGGAGCGACAGCGACGACACTAGTGAGGGATCCAATCTTTGCGGAGTCAACAACACACCGACAAATCATGCCAGCACCATCACCAACGTTCCCGATCTCAGTACCTACTCGTCAAGATCACCGAGACCAACAAAGTACAATTTTTACGTTGAATTGG ATCCTGAATTGGATGGTAGTCAAAGAATAGCTGTACTACAGCAGAAATTAACTGAATTACGAAAGACGTATAACGCTGTAAAGGTTGAGCTTGCTGCTATAGAAAGACGTCGAAAGAAACTAAGAAGACGAGAACGAGAAG CGATGAAAGCAGCTAAAGCAGAAATGCAGCAAGCTTGTTCGTGA